One Flavobacteriales bacterium genomic window carries:
- a CDS encoding amino acid ABC transporter substrate-binding protein yields the protein LGFDIGFYYMSMLLNHGSGFVSQLETEKHKGILSSFDFYKTGFDSGYENNSVSILRYVNYRLTRVE from the coding sequence CATTGGGATTTGATATTGGATTCTATTATATGAGTATGCTGTTAAACCATGGTTCTGGTTTCGTATCTCAATTAGAAACGGAAAAACACAAAGGGATTCTAAGTTCTTTTGATTTTTACAAAACCGGTTTCGATAGTGGTTATGAGAATAATTCTGTGAGTATTCTTCGATATGTTAACTACCGTTTAACTAGGGTAGAGTAA